The genomic stretch GTTTCAACCCCATTGCAGTAACAGTTAATCCTGGTGATATTATTCTTCCACGTTATTTTCGTGAAAGTGTGGAGAACCTCACCTGTAAATTGGGTGTGGAACACCACTATCTAAATGTAGAAATGAATGATATAATTGAAGGGGCTCTGGAAGGAACATTTCACCCCTGTGGAAGGTGTTCTAAAACTATTGAAAGAGCTGTTCTAGATTTTACCAGAACAAAAAACATCCCTTTCTTAATATATGGTGATCTGCTCTCAACAGGGACACAATCTTTACATTTGGAAGAAAATATTTTAAGAATCAATCTACTGGCATTATTTGCTCTTAAAAAAGGTGATGTTAAAAAAATAGCTGGTAAAATGAAGGTTAAAAAGAAAGGAGGCTATGGATGTCCCCTCGTTGGTGAAGTACATAAAAAGCACCCTCATATGAGGCGTTTTTCTATCCAGAGGGTTTTAAGAGAAACCAGAGCTGGAGTACTTGAACCAGGAGAGGCTTTGAATCAAATAAAAGGTATAATTTAATTATTTAATTAATTCCAATATACCATATATGATCAAGAATAATCCTGCCAAGTATCCTACCAGCTGGGGATAAATAAGCATTAAAACCCCTAATATAATAGCAATTATAGCGATTATTTCTTTGGTGGTGTCTTCTTTCATGTTTATATTTTTTGTAAGAGAATGTATATAAATATTGTGAAGTGAGGTTAATCATGAAAAGATCAGTCAAGTTCTGTCCAAATTGTGGTTCCATGAATATTAAATGGCTTAACCCTCAGATGTGGTCTATATGGAAATGCTGGGACTGTGGTTATCAGGGTGCGGTTATTGTAGAGGATGGGAAAATGGCAGATGAGATTAGGGAGAATTTTTTAAAGAGAATTAAAAACGAAGAATCCGATGATAATGTGGGTAAAAGGAAAGATTCGGAAGATGATAAGAAGGAACTAAGGGAAGATTCTGGTAATGAAAATGAAAGGAAGACTTGAGTATTTGGATTAATGTTTAATTCATGGCCCTGATCTGATCCAATATGTAATATAGCAGGACAGGATCATCCCATGTCCACAGGGAAGGTAAACTGTTTTTATCAGGGATGGAGAGGTTATCAGAGATATTAATCTTGAAAAAGGTTAAAGAATCAAAAAAGATGTAAGAATTACAGTTCCCAGGTCACAAAAAAGTTATTAAGATGAAGATTCTAAAGATTTTGATTCCATCATTTCAAAGTCATTTTAAATTTGTTATTTTTAATTAGTAATTTCTAAGGATTCTTTTTTTTTAAGCATTATTTAGAATGCTTGGATTTGAAAAAATTCGTTAGTTTATTCTCTATTATCCTTAACAAACTTTTTTAAACTATCAATAACCTTTTTAACCTGAGATGGTGCTGGACCTCCAGTTACTTGTCTGCTTTTAATGATTTCTACTGGATCCAGGGCTTTTTTCACTTTTGAGTCATCAATTCCCAGAACTTCACC from Methanobacteriaceae archaeon encodes the following:
- a CDS encoding DUF3096 domain-containing protein, whose protein sequence is MKEDTTKEIIAIIAIILGVLMLIYPQLVGYLAGLFLIIYGILELIK